CGCCACCGTCTTCGCGGTCTGGGCCATGTTCATTGGCCCGATCATCGCGCAAACGGTGTCCGAGATCGGCAGCACGGAGATCATCAAGGCCGACATGGCCGAAGTGATCGATTCGCTGCATACCCAGGAACCGCCCGGGGAAAAGTGGGTGGCCTCCTACTACGGTGGGATCTTCCACGGACGCCGCACCGCCAGCGGAGAGATCTACGACAAACTCGCGCTCACCTGCGCTCACCGCACCCTCCCCTTCGATACCCTCCTTAAAATCACCAATCCCCAAACCGGCAAGAATGTGGTGGTCCGCGTCAATGATCGCGGTCCTTTCCGCCGGGGCAGAGACATCGACCTTTCCTACGGCGCGGCCAAAGAGATCGGCATGATCAAAGCCGGAGTCATGCAGGTCGTGGTCCGCCATCTGGTTGACAGCATCGAACTCGCCGCAGACCTGCCGGAATTCACCCTCGGCCAAAACTAAGCAAAACACGGAATCAATCC
The sequence above is drawn from the Candidatus Syntrophosphaera sp. genome and encodes:
- a CDS encoding septal ring lytic transglycosylase RlpA family protein is translated as MAEVIDSLHTQEPPGEKWVASYYGGIFHGRRTASGEIYDKLALTCAHRTLPFDTLLKITNPQTGKNVVVRVNDRGPFRRGRDIDLSYGAAKEIGMIKAGVMQVVVRHLVDSIELAADLPEFTLGQN